From the genome of Scytonema hofmannii PCC 7110, one region includes:
- a CDS encoding acetamidase/formamidase family protein: protein MAHHILKATKETVHLGGFSHLLPPALTIDSGDTVEVETYSGYYVYDKAPPDFLTPAFLDICHNLPQERKIAAGPHLLTGPIYVRDAEPGDVLEVKLEAITPSLPVGFNAIRAGWGALPQIFHQSALRFIPLDLENKIAEYPLGSGIKIPLKPFFGILGVATPDASRSSVPPGYYGGNIDNRELQPGSKVFLPIFVPGALFSIGDGHSAQGDGEVNVTAIETSMNGTIQLKLYKNLQLTIPIAETPTDIITMGFAQTLDEALELALKNMIYFLECFVNLAPEDAYVLCSLAVNFRITQVVNSPQKGVHGMLPKSILSKDFSFPLSVR, encoded by the coding sequence ATGGCTCACCACATTCTCAAAGCTACCAAGGAAACCGTACATTTGGGTGGTTTCTCTCACCTTTTGCCACCAGCTCTAACAATTGATTCTGGCGATACAGTTGAAGTAGAAACTTATTCTGGTTATTACGTTTACGACAAAGCACCGCCAGATTTTCTGACGCCAGCATTCCTTGACATTTGTCACAATCTTCCACAAGAACGCAAAATAGCAGCAGGACCTCATTTACTGACAGGACCAATATATGTGCGGGATGCAGAACCTGGGGATGTGTTAGAAGTGAAGTTAGAAGCAATTACACCAAGTTTACCTGTAGGCTTTAATGCGATTCGTGCAGGTTGGGGGGCTTTACCACAAATCTTTCATCAATCTGCTTTGAGATTCATACCTCTTGACTTAGAGAACAAGATTGCAGAATATCCTCTAGGTAGCGGTATTAAAATTCCTCTCAAACCTTTTTTTGGAATCCTTGGTGTCGCCACACCAGATGCATCTCGAAGTTCAGTTCCTCCTGGTTACTATGGTGGTAACATCGATAATCGAGAACTACAACCTGGTTCTAAAGTGTTTCTACCCATTTTTGTTCCAGGTGCTTTATTTTCTATTGGGGATGGTCATTCAGCACAAGGTGATGGTGAAGTTAATGTCACGGCAATTGAAACTTCTATGAATGGCACTATCCAACTAAAACTTTACAAGAATTTGCAACTCACAATACCAATTGCTGAAACTCCCACGGATATTATTACAATGGGATTTGCTCAAACATTAGATGAAGCATTAGAACTGGCTTTAAAAAATATGATTTACTTCTTAGAATGCTTCGTTAATTTGGCACCAGAAGATGCTTATGTATTGTGTAGTTTAGCTGTAAATTTTCGGATTACTCAAGTGGTTAATAGTCCACAAAAAGGTGTTCATGGAATGCTACCCAAGTCTATTTTATCTAAAGATTTTTCGTTTCCTTTGTCTGTTAGATAA